gtgctgggattaaaggcgtgcgccaccacgcccggctataaaaCAAGTACTTCCCTGTTCTTATTAGACAGTGCTGCCCACACACCAGTTGGTCTGGCTTACAGGGTCTGCAGACCTTCCTAGCATCCAACTATTCTTGCCTGTGTTTGCTCTCCCTGCTTTCTGGCGACTGTGCCTAGGATGAGCCCTCACTGGAATCTGTCCCCAGGAGGCTTagatcttgttttctttatcctcACTTAGTTCCTTTTAGGAGCTTTCCTgcctgatttccaaagtggctccAGGAAATGTGATGTCAGCATCTGCAATCTTCACTTTCTACAGATGCTATGAACTTGAATCTGATTAATAATTCTTCCTAGATGGAGGTCCTTAGTACCCACATTGAGTTTCTGTAAAAATGAAGGTCAGAATTAGGACAAGGATGCCTTCAGGTGGGCCCCTTAGCTCAGTTGTCACTCATGGTGCCAACTCCTTGAGGCTTGCACATGTTTGCAGGATGCCTAGCCTGACAAAGGGACATTTCCTGCAGGTAGTTATGAGCCAGGCCACACACACCTAAAGGGGGTAGTCTCTACATGTTCTCTGCAGCTAGCAGCTGAGGTCCCTGCACATACaactcacagagagagagcagaactTAGGGACTTGTTTCAGGTTACATGTCCAGGCCTTGGGTCACTGCCCTTCACCTCCTCTCCACGGGAAGGAGCAGCCCTCGTTCAACTTAGCtaacctttcactttgaggtGCTTTAGGGTAGCTTCTGGGGACCCTCAACTCCAACTCTAAACACTATGTGGCCTGAacacttgaccttttcccttatgTCTGTTGCCCTTCCTCCTGAAGGGGGCCCTCAGGTAGACTGTGGTCACCAGGATAGCCTGTGGGCACAGATCAGCCACCTAAGGTTAACTCCCCAGAGCACTGCACTATGCTCTGAATCTAATGTTACCCAAAATGTTAGTCCCTGAGGTCTCCTGTATAGCCAGGCCCTGTCTGTGCTCCAGACAAGACCAACCCATATCTGCCTGTGTAGTACAAGCACTGGTTCCTAGTCAGTGTGAGGATGAGCAGCGCGCTACAGAAACCACACACCTCAGCCGCTTCAGTGTTGAGGTTCAGGTGACATCAGTGGTGGGGACTGTGGTGAGCCAAGCAAATATCACGGGAAGGAAAGGGGCTTCAGGGCAACCAGAGTTGAGGGTGGACATCCAAGGGACCAGCAAACTGGGTTCTGGGAGTCTTTCTCTCCAGGTGGAGCTGGCTTGGGGTTGGGAGTGTTTCATTTTCTGACGGGCCAAGCTGATGCCAACAGGTTGTACTTGTTTGGTGGCTTCTCCTTTCTGATAACTAAATAGAAGCAGAAGTGCTtgcaggtgagtgggtgggtgggtgagtcaGCAAGTGCTTAGGCTTGAggtgccccaccccctttctggGGTGGGTCCAAAGGATAGGGCCCCAGACACGCCCGGCTCAAGGGTCCACAGAGAGCTGTGCTTGATTAGGACGCTGTAAACCCCAAGACTTTGTCTCAGGTTTACTCCTTCAGGACCTGATAAGGCTTCTCTCAACTTCTGTTGGCCTGGAGACACATGGCTCTCTTGCCTTCCACCCACATGAGTGCAGTCTTGTTTCCCTTGGGGCCAAGTCACCAGCACTTGGGGTCAGGGTATGTGGCCTCCAGGTATGTAGATAGCATTGACCTCTTCCAGGACCAAGGAGCCCTAAGACGAGGACTTCCTCAAAGCCTTTGCAGGAGAATGGCTACCGGGGAAATTTGTCTGCGATATCGTACCGCAGGGTTTCTGTTTATTGGAGAATTGGGCCCAAAGCAGGAAACTGAAGACAAAGCCTTGAGACATAATTCACAGCAGATAACAAGCTTCCATCTTCTTGAATCTACTCTGGTTTGTAGAGAAGCTGCCGAGCGAGCCACAGTTTCTGTTTCACACCAGGGGAAGTGGGGTGAAGGGCAGGAGGCAGCTATTACTGGAGGAATGAGTAATATAAGTAATTGACCAGTGAGAGTATATGTACgtctgggttctctgtaagatgCTAAGTCCCAGGCTCTGGGTGTCTCAAGCCTAAGACCTGTGAATAAGACTCAATTTGATGGGCTCTTACAGTATATAACTTGTCCCAAGGCTTAATGAGGCCCAGAGCAGGGGGTAAACTGATGGCCCCAGCCCAAAAGCCCATATCCTCAGAAGACAGATTTTCCCAAACATGCCCACTCTCCCACATTCCAGTCAACACTCCCTTTGCAGATGAACCACAGCCTTGGTTCTTGTAAGAAAAGCCCAGGGAAGATGGGCAGAGTGAGATTCTCCTTTGGGGCTGTGATCTGGGGAGTAGACATCAGGCTGCAGTAGGGGGTCTGCTTTGCATTGAGATACCCACACCATTTTAGGCTGTGGGTGTGGAAGCTGCAGGAGGGTACCTTGGTTGGGTAGTAACCACGTGTGGTTTCAGTTCATCTTGGGGTTAGTTTTGCATTGTCACAGGCTTATAAGAAcagctttgtttttattgctgttttgtttttaagtgagtAGAGTTGTTTATTTGGAACTACACTAACAAAGTGAGTGGCATGGtgctccttctctttttctggaTGCATGTTATAGCAGCTACAGTATGAGCTATGCGGGCCAAATGATCCCTTGGAATTAGTGGCTGGCTTGTCAGAAGTTGGTCTTCGGCCTCCTTCTTTGCTGATCACTCATATGGTAGAGTTGGAGTTGGCCAGAGGTCTCACCATGATTCTCTCTCATTCAACCATGAGCCCTCACAGGGAGGCCAGGGAGGCAGGCCTTTTGTATTCTGCAGTGTCAGGACTGGGGAGGGTCTGTGACTAAGCAGTGCTGTCTAGGCTGTATTTTTACTCTGTTaccctgtctttcttcctcagccCCCTGTCGGCCTTGCAGTGACACTGAGGTCCTCCTTGCCGTCTGCACCAGTGACTTTGGTAAGTCTGTTCCTGTGGTTGTCTTCCCAGGGTCTGAGGGCTTTCCCAAGTCAGCCCTGAtttcttgtctctctgtgtgtatgggaGGGTGGGTTGCTGAAGCTGCTGAACCTGGCTTCACCCTGCAATCACAGGGAGTAGTGCATTGTGTATACACTAAGGTGAGTCTGCACACCGGGCGTCCAGGCAGAGGTGGTGTTTGCATTCTAGGTGTGTCAGTGTGTTCTCACTGtgcatagcagctcacaacctcctgggGACTCTGGAAGTCCTTCAGTTCCCAGTAAATTTTCAGAAGTGCTCTGGGAACCTAGTTCAGAGGGCAGCCTGGTGCGTCCCTGTGCCAGCCCCAGCCCAGAGCTTGGCCCACTCTTCATCCAGGTGGTTGGGGTTGTGACAGCCCCTTTGGAGTCAGGGATGTTTCCTGAGGGTTGGAGGCTCCTAGCCAGAATATTTGCACAGTGTTCTTCTTAGACCAGGGGTAGTCCTTGCTGAACTGCTGCCATAATAGTGGCTACATTAAGCTGGGGTCCAGCTGGCTGTGCTCAAACCCTCATCCAAAAGCCAAGAGCTGTCACTTGGTGGAATCTTGACTCCTTACTGTTCCACTCTCCAGGCCCCACCCAGCTACCTAATACAAGTTGCTCCCTGTCACCTCCCCTCTCATCATTCTTGTCCCTTGAGCTGCACTGTGGCACCTGATGGGACCCAGAACTACAAAGCATTTTGCTTACTTTCTTGTTCTTACCCAGAGAGCATGCGCTGTGTAGGTGATGCCCAGTGGCATATCTTTGTCTGACAGTATCAATATCGCAGACTTCTGCTCATTGTTGAGCTTTCAAAAGGCTGCCATGTGACTAGAACAGCTTCATGTCCAGTTCTAATGCCTTTGACAGCCAGGGACATACCCAGGGTGACATGTGCTATGTGCCTGCCATGGCTGACAGAACCCATTAGATTTGCTGACCTCTGTCATCTTCTTCTACAGTTGTCCGAGGCTTCATTGAGGATGTCACCCATGTACCAGAACAGCAAGTGTCAGTCATCTACCTGCGGGTGAGCAGACTTCACAGGCAGAAGAGCAGGGTCTTCCAGCCAGCTCCTGAGGACAATGGCCACTGGCTGGGCCATGTCACAACACTGCTGCAGTGTGGAGTACGACCAGGGCATGGGGAATTCCTCTTCACTGGACATGTGCACTTTGGGGAGGCACAACTTGGATGTGCCCCACGCTTTAGTGACTTTCAAAGGATGTacaggaaagcagaagaaatggGCATAAACCCCTGTGAAATCAATATGGAGTGACTTGCAGGGTGACACAGTATTGTTGTCCTTCAGATGAGCCATGGTTTGTGGTCTCAGTCGCTCTGTCAGATCCTGATAGAGATTACAGACTGGTGGCATGGGCCCAGCCTGGTGCTAGAACTGGGAAGGTACATGCTGCTCTGACCCCTTAAGTCCCAGCCAAGGATGCCCTGACCCATTGGAACTGCTGTAAAATGTAAACCtaagttattatatttttttttgtaaaagatgCCTTGGTGTGCCATTTAATAGTGTTTTTACAAAGTTATTTTCAGGCATTGGATTTGGCCTGATATATTGGTGGGAACTAGGTTATGGTGGACAGTGATGGCTATGGGTCTTCCATGTCTATGACTCAGCCTTGTTATTCCTGTGATGGAAATGTATGGAACAAATACTGTTTAATTTTTCCCTtcatttgattttctattttaaaaggcCATCTTTGCAGTTGAGAACCTTTCCAGACTGTATGGAGGCTGCTCCCGTTCTAGAGAGTAAAGACTAGGATCTGAGCCCAGTATTACATCCATCTTAACCCATAAATGGGTACCTGCATTGAGCCTTCTCTGCTCAGTTGTGGCCTGCCGTCCCAAGACCTTTTGCTCACTGGACAGTTCCAGATGGTTCTGCTTAGCTTAAGGGACGTGTTCCTCCTTTGCTCCTACCAGGCCACTGTTGCTTTCTGCATCTGTCCACACCTTTCCCACTGAACCAGTCTTGTCCTTTGACCCTGAATTTCCCCAAATGCACACAGCAAATCCCTGAATACCAAGGGACTAATCTACTTAATGGCCCATTTCTTCAGAGGGTGTGGGTTTTCCCTACAGTAAGCTACACAAATTGAAGCTTAGACAGTAGGCTTTCGTTCATACAGTCCTGGAAGCCAGAATGGGTGTGAGCAGAATCACATTTCCTCTGGAGACTCCAGGAGGGACTTTATAGTTTCTGGTGATTCCAGGAATCCTTGGCTTGTAACGATTTTACTCTGGTGTTGCTTTCCCTGccatgtgtgggtctgtgtcaAATTTCTGTCTTGGGAGGATACAGATCATTGACTTAGGGCCTGCTCCGGTGACCTCATCTTCACCTGGAATTTACTCCATTTCCATTTAGGTCAGAGGCAAAGGCTACAAAAAATATCCAATCCGGAGAAAGATCAATGGTTAGACACTTgctactcttacaaaggacctgtgttcaattcccatgTTGGGAACTCATGCTAGGTGGCTTACAATTGCCTATAACTacaattccagggaatctagcaatctctttctctctctctctctctctctctctctctctctctctctctctctctccacacacacacacacacacacacacaattaaaaacaaaacaaaacaaaaaaacccaaagaatatTTATTCCAATATAGGGAGCTGGGGGTTGGTTGCATTTCATCTGTGTGTCCTAGCTCATGGGCCCTTCATTTGAACCAGTCTTGTCCTTTGACCCTGAGTTTCCCCAAATGCACACAGAGTCCCCAAATGTCCTGTTAGAGGCCTGGCTAGGACCTCATCGGTTCTTGGAGTTGCTGCCTCCTGTTCAAGTTCTGACAACTCTGTGGCCCTTACCAGTTCCTTGGCATGTTGGGGTATCCTGTCCCCCTCCAGCCATGGGCCTCAGGGGTAAACAGACCCAATAATTGTGTTTATTCATCAGGTGCTTTTCCCATGCAGCCTCTGAGGCAAGACTTAGGGGAGATTGATCCAGCCCATGAGCAGCAAGCTGATGTGCTAGCTTAGGTGTGCACACTGTAGTGTTTACTGATATACTAGCTTCGGTGTGCACACTGTAGTGTTTGCCAGCTCAGTTTGCGCTGGTACAGGTCTACAGGTCACAACAAGAAACAGGTGCCCATGGGTGAGGATGCTAAGCAGTAGTCTGTGAAGGGCTGGGCCCCACCGTGACTGGTGATTACGATACTTTATGCTAGCAGGACTAGGTCACACAGATGCCATGCCCAGTCGAgcccttcccagtccctcccctcaGCCTACAAGGAAGCTGCACAACAGGATTGGTGGGCTGGCCACCACCTGTCTCTACAGGAGATTGGGGTCAGACTTGCTTGATGCAGGTGGATGGGCTTTGGACTCACCTGGGAGTGAGGCTGCTTATACAAGACTGGAGAGAGCAGGGCTTCCCAGGTGTGAAAGTGGCCTCTTTGAAAGAACCTTTGCTGGAGCTGGCAGGGCCCAAGGGGCTGGGGCTGAGAGGTACTGGCATCACTTGTAGACAACTTATATTTAATGTGTAGGTGGACACCTGGCTCCTTGTAGGAGTTTCTCTTTCCATGGCTGAGGCTGGTTGTTACTGGAACAGAACCAGAGTTGGGGTAGAGCCACCATACTGGGTGAAAGCTGCCTCCCCAGAGGACAAACACCATGAAGTAGTGGAAACTGCTCTGTGACTCCATCCAGGGGGGAAATGTAGAAGCTCAAGTCCTGGACCACCTGTGCCCCAAATTTCACCATTTTTTACCAAAATTCACATACTTCTCTGCCTCCATGCTGTCCCCTTCTGCACTCTCCCCTCCGTCCATATCCTTCTCCCCTCTATTGCCCTCCCTTGTTCCAGCCCCATACACAGCCCCactgtttcctctccctcctttgtcCCTTTCTCTTGTTTCCTCCATCTGCTTTGTGTCCTACCCTGtactgtctccatctccctcGCCTTCCCATTTCTCTGCATTGTCCAttttactctcttactctcctaTCTCTGCACTGTCCCCTCCTCCTGTACCATCCTCTCTGCTGCCTTTTCCTTCATCCCGCTGACCCGACCCCTTGCCTCATTCTGTACTGTCTCTGCCCCTTGCTAGCACTGTCCCCTCTACCGTCCACACCCCCCAACACTGTCTACTCTCCTTGCACTGTCCCCTGTCCCTTTACTGCCTACCCTTGTGCCCTTTCCTGTTGCCTTATATGATGTCTTGGACTGTATGTACAAAGCCCAGACACTGTGattcttttacttcattttctcttttaagccTGTGGATCAGACCTCGCTGCTGGTTCCATCTCCTGTCTGCGTCCCAGCACACAGGACCTGTTCTTAGAGTTGCTACATTCTGGTCAAGTTCTGAGAACTGTGTGGCCCTTCCCAGTACCTTGAGCATACTGGGAGAGCCAAGCTTCATTGGGAGGCTAAGACTTGGCAAGTTCAGGATATGAGGACAGCCTCCTGTACATGGGCAGCCCATTCCATTTCCAAAACCAACTGGGGCTTCATGTTACAGATAGGAAGTGGAAATATCTGTGAGTGCTTGTTAGGCCTCCTCCTAATGGCTGTATGCCCCAAGGATTTCAGTGGTGACTGGCTACTTCTTGGCAAACAGGCAAACCCACACCCTGAACTGTCCCTATCCTTTGTACTGTCacctccaccccactcccacttccagcCAGTCCCTGATGCGTCCTGTACCTCATTGCCTGCCTTGTGGTACCTGCTTAGGAGACTGAATATGACATGTCACAAGAGTACAGCAGGACTCACCCACCCTGTGGGACACTGGGATGAGGGGGAATATCAAGCTGGTTATGTGGGTGTCCCTATCTTGCTCTGGTGGTTTCATATTGATCTGGTCCCAGGGTCGTCAGAGGTCCAGGTAGGCGATCTAACCCCATATAGGCCCTATCAGCCCTAGGATCCCTCTTCTGCCTGCCTGGGAGCAGATCAGCAGTTTTTCCGAGAAAATAGACATCATTTTGCTCTCTTAAAATTGATTGCAAGCTTTGGTCGTCACATTTTTCTTAGGAAAAGTGGCCTAATGCGGTGCCTCTCTGGTAGAGACAAGGAATGATTTGCTTGCCCTAAGAACTTAGAGCCACAGACTAACAGATTTGCCTGCAGGTCACCTGCTGTGACATCCCCTTGCCGCCTTCATGAGCCAGGCTGACCTGGCCTCTGACATTGGTGCTCCTCCCTATCCCCAGGATCACCAGTACTCCACCTTCTAGAAGTTTCCACAGTCTACCAGAGTGGCAAAGCCATGCCTCTGCTCTCCAGCTTTCTTCTGCCAGTCTTGCCACCCAGGTTTAAACTCTGACTCCTGCAGTTATGTTGTACTGGGAGCATCCAATAGCTTGAGTAGTTTTTGACCCACAGCCCATGTATCCTACTTCTGGAAGGTTCTGAGTATTCTAGGTCAGAGCAGAGACTCTGCGTGGGTCTCTGGAATGTATGGTGAGCATGTACCACCCAGAGTCTCTTAATGGGGCCATGATTTCTTAAAGCAGTTAAAACCTTTCCCCATACTGGTTTTTAAAGTTTTCCCCCATGACTATAAAATTAACAATAttgagaccattttttttttaaatatcaaaaatcGTAGAAAAGGTGAGACAAACACTTTCATGTAGCATGTTCATCAAGATTATGCCAGTGTCTTTTTAATCGTGGCACTCAACTCCTTACAGCTAGTCTATGGCTAACCTGTGGTTGCTGGTTTTGACATCCTCTAACCTGAGCATAGACATGAGATGGTCAGGGAGAGCACAAAGGCCTTCTTTAGTTTTCAATAATCCCTCTACTTCCTCTTCTGGGACCAACCAGTACTTGAACCTCAGAACTGCAAAAGTTTCTAAATAgcaatttctgtttctttgattcaTAACAGTTGTGTTTCTACCTCATTCTGAATCCCGTCTTTCATTTACATGGCCTTGAAGTCCTGTCCTGATTCTGGGGCCTGGTATGCAAAGGAAGCGGTTTATTCTTGATTCTCCAATGATCCTACTACAGGCACAGGGCCCTGTAAAGTATAAATCTGGAGATATAGGTGCTTCCAGAAACCAGAACAGGTAAAGAACCAGGCAGGATCCAGGAACCAAGCCTGTAATATCCTGAATTCAGGCTACTGTGACTTTGTTCAAACTTTTGACTTCAAGAGACCCATGACTTCCTGTCTGTGTTGTAGGTCTCTGGTAATAAATTAGTCATGGTCTGAGTCCTTGCCCATGAAATGAGGCTCTCAAGTACATCCTCAGCTGGGAGGACTTCTGTGGAATTCCTGTggctaagaaagaaggaagactggCTTCTGGGAGAGCCTGGCACTGAGTCCAAGTGTCCAGCAAGGCCTGATGGGCCAGGCTGCCACAGCTCCTGAACCACATTATCTAGAAGGACCTGTTTAGGGCTTAGAGATGCTCTGGTCCCACAAGTAGAGGTGGGAAGTCCTCATTAGTGCTATAGCTACAATCCAAGCTGCCACTGAGGTGTGGTGGGAACTGATCCCAGACAGACTGTGCATGTCTTTCTCCAGAGTAAATTTGGGGACAGCATCTCCTAGAGTGTTATTAGTAGGAGTTAGTGGTATCCAGATCCAGTCTGGGTGTGCCCACCTCCTTGTCCACCTCTGACCACAATAAGCCTATCATTATCATGGGTGGAAGACGGGTTACTTCAGATCCAAAATGCGGGTCTATGGGACAGCCATTTTGTGTTTGTAGGATGAATATAAAGACAGTCTGGGAGCTTTCCAGAGAGAGGCTTGACATATCTCTGGGACCTTTTTAATAAAGGACCAGGCAGCCATTATTGGCCTTTTCCAGTCTTTTTGTCCCAAGTACTTTTTCACTTTTCTGGGAAAAGCCCAAGAGCCCTCCTTCCAGCCTTTCCACCATAGCATCTGGAATAGAGGTCTCCCAAAGAGGTTTTTAGTCCTGAGAGGAATGCAGATCCTTTGTTTCCACAGTGAGGTGTGTACCTGGTACACAGTGAATGCATAGGTCCCATCCCTATGAGGAGCTGCCAGCTGGCAGCACCCATTGAGGCTTTAAAGGTAAGCCAGACAAGTGATAATGGGAGGTTGTCAAGTAACCACAGTGGGGATTTGGGAATGCAAATCTGTGGGGAGGATGTAGTCCTCAGAGACTGTGaccttctgggggggggggtgtgggttTAGGGAAGACATGGCGCTGAGGACCACAGTGCTTTGAGGGGAGGATGGTCCATGAGAGGAGGTGATTCTGAGATTGGGCTTTCCAGGGAACACATGGCTCAGACCAGCAAGGCTGCTGGAGGCGAGGGGTCGGGGGTAGGGGTGGCTCTGTCCTTCTGTGTGGGAGCAGAGTGAAGGATGCTGGAGAACGTGAGGAATCCAGCATCAACAGTAGGCCTTTGTGAACTGCCACCCGAGAAGGCAATGATTTATAAAAACAGCTAAGGGTAGGCATTGGGTGGTAAGGTCACCATGGCCGGGGCTTTGGAATCTCAATTTCAGAATTCTGCTTACAAGTCACATACTCTGTTGTTGTCAGTTTGATCAGAggcaagatgagaaaaaaaaatggctaaagtccaaaattaacaacaaaaataaaagcatcctGAGGCTCCATGTGAGGGGATCGTTGGGGCTATAGAATGGGAGAGACAAAGAAATGGGATGTCTGTGCCAGACAATGGTGGGTACCAAAAGGCCCTAAGCACGTCAGCCTTTGTGCGTGActgagtgtgtgtacatatgtgtatttttgtgtgttgaTTTCTATATGCATATCGGTGTGTATGTCTAAGTGGAGAGCATATAGTGTAGTTTACTGAGGCCACAGGAGCTCTGTCccagctctctctcccctcattAAGTGTGAGGTAGCACAGCCACTGTAGCCACACCACTCAGAAgtttctccctctccacttgGCTTCACATTCCCTCCCCTCTGGGGACTTCCTGTGTGGCAGGGCTCATTCTGACATAATCCTTTATGTACTTCTTGTTATCCATCTGAGGTTCTGTTTTCTACTGGCCCAGCTTTGCTAATCAGTTAATCTTCTAACGTAGTTCTCTAGGTTCTGCCCCCTGCCTAAATGAAGGAGTCACTTCTTTCCCATGTCTACCCCTGTGTGGAGGTGTGGAGTGGGTAGATAAGTCTGATGAGGGAAGAGAATTGAGGCTGCTATTAGGGCTGTAGCTTAGAGGAGGCCCAAGAGCAAATTCAAGGGACCCCCAAGAGGACTCTGGCAAATgaaactggggtggggtgggggaaactaGATAGTAATAGTCCAGGATTCAGGAACAAGAACTCTCTCTGCCTGGACTAGACCTTGGAGAGAGAAAGGTAGCGGGAAGGATTTCTGATGTGCTGAGGTGGGATTAGAGATTTGGGAACAGTAGTCCTCAGGATGTTCTTGGGGAAGAGATATAGATCTGTTGGGAGAATCTCTGAAG
This sequence is a window from Mus pahari chromosome 14, PAHARI_EIJ_v1.1, whole genome shotgun sequence. Protein-coding genes within it:
- the Metrnl gene encoding meteorin-like protein isoform X2, encoding MYPTGALIVNLRPNTFSPAQNLTVCIKPFRDSSGANIYLEKTGELRLLVRDIRGEPGQVQCFSLEQGGLFVEATPQQDISRRTTGFQYELMSGQRGLDLHVLSAPCRPCSDTEVLLAVCTSDFVVRGFIEDVTHVPEQQVSVIYLRVSRLHRQKSRVFQPAPEDNGHWLGHVTTLLQCGVRPGHGEFLFTGHVHFGEAQLGCAPRFSDFQRMYRKAEEMGINPCEINME